One Canis lupus familiaris isolate Mischka breed German Shepherd chromosome 20, alternate assembly UU_Cfam_GSD_1.0, whole genome shotgun sequence genomic region harbors:
- the ADGRE2 gene encoding adhesion G protein-coupled receptor E2 precursor (The RefSeq protein has 4 substitutions compared to this genomic sequence), with protein sequence MASSVAGLTGVCTMRHGHPRLLPGLLMLLLLPLGAAAQKTSGCARWCPPKSTCVNATTCRCSPGFSSLSGEIFSSPLESCDDIDECGPPPLVSCGRLADCQNTEGSYHCMCSPGYALASGATTFMNESENTCRDVDECQLKPRVCKSRGICTNTKGSYTCKCPPGFELNLGDLNLCTDVNECTSGQNPCHNSTHCLNNIGGYECRCRPGWKPVPGSPNGPKSTVCEDVDECSSGKHTCHYSTVCINTVGSYKCRCRRGWKPKPRFQDRQLNTTCEVPAEMSFPTWTPPPGIKSQRLSNFFERVQELHRDFKPALAQETIQDLIQEVDELLEIPGDLEALPHSEQHCVATNLLVGLEGVLRNVSQAMPNGPWTFNASAGTDLSLEVQEEGYRNVTLSQNLAKMMLKWDVVHKSGDSGPSVVGLLSTPGMGKLLAEAPLVLEPEKQAVLHGAPKGLLQGVSSVLLSDVISVFMSNKVTQKLSSPVTFIFSHHSATHEPKLKVFCVFWEHSQDECGHWSTRGCTVVDSGDTSTTCQCTHLSSFAVLMAHYDVQEEDLVLPVITYVGLGLSLLCLLLAALTFLLCKAIQNTSTSLHLQLLICLFLAHLLFLMAIDRTEIKVLCSIIAGALHYLYLASFTWMLLEGLHLFLTARNLMVVNYSSVSMLMKKLMYPVGYGVPTLIVAISAASRSHLYGTRTRCWLNPEERFIWSFLGPVCTIFSVNLGFFLMTLWILKSKLSSLNSDVSTLQNTRMLTFKAIAQLFILGCTWCLGILQVGPAAHVMAYLFTIINSLQGVFIFLVYCLLSQQVREEYGKWFKGIRKTRAESEKYTLSSRAMSDVNKPMMVN encoded by the exons ATGGCATCCTCTGTGGCTGGGCTCACTGGTGTCTGCACTATGAGACATGGGCATCCAAGGTTGCTGCCAG GACTCTTGATGCTGCTGCTGTTGCCATTGGGAGCTGCAGCCCAGAAAACTAGTG GCTGTGCTCGCTGGTGCCCTCCGAAATCCACATGTGTCAATGCCACCACTTGTCGCTGCTCTCCAGGATTCAGTTCTTTGTCTGGGGAGATCTTCAGCAGCCCCTTGGAGAGTTGTGATG ACATTGATGAGTGTGGACCACCTCCGTTGGTGTCCTGTGGACGGTTAGCAGACTGTCAGAACACAGAGGGGAGCTACCACTGCATGTGCAGCCCGGGATACGCGCTTGCTTCTGGGGCAACGACGTTCATGAATGAGAGTGAGAACACATGTCGAG ATGTGGATGAATGTCAGCTGAAACCCAGAGTGTGTAAAAGCCGCGGCATCTGCACCAACACCAAAGGCAGCTATACCTGCAAGTGCCCACCTGGCTTTGAGCTCAATCTGGGCGACCTGAACCTGTGCACAG ATGTGAATGAATGTACCTCGGGGCAGAACCCATGCCACAACTCCACCCACTGCCTCAACAACATCGGTGGCTATGAGTGCCGCTGCCGCCCGGGATGGAAGCCGGTTCCTGGATCCCCCAATGGCCCAAAAAGCACCGTCTGTGAAG ATGTGGACGAGTGCAGCTCCGGGAAGCATACGTGCCATTACTCCACTGTCTGCATCAACACTGTGGGCTCCTACAAGTGCCGCTGCCGCCGGGGCTGGAAGCCCAAACCTAGATTCCAGGATAAGCAACTGAACACCACCTGCGAAG TCCCTGCAGAGATGTCCTTCCCCAACTGGAACCCACCCCCTGGAATCAAGAGCCAG AGACTCTctaatttctttgaaagagtCCAAGAGCTGCACAGAGACTTCAAGCCAGCCTTGGCTCAGGAAACCATCCAG GACCTCATACAGGAGGTAGATGAGCTGCTGGAGATTCCCGGGGATCTGGAGGCCCTGCCCCACTCAGAGCAGCATTGTGTGGCCACTAACCTGCTTGTTGGCCTGGAAGGTGTCCTCAGAAATGTAAGCCAGGCCATGCCCAATGGGCCATGGACCTTCAATGCATCTGCAGGCACAG ACCTGTCCCTGGAGGTGCAGGAGGAAGGATACAGAAATGTCACTTTGAGTCAGAATCTGGCAAAGATGATGCTGAAATGGGATGTGGTGCACAAATCTGGTGACTCAG GTCCTTCTGTGGTGGGCCTCCTCTCTACTCCAGGAATGGGCAAGTTGCTGGCGGAGGCTCCCCTGGTCCTGGAGCCTGAGAAGCAGGCAGTTCTGCATGGGGCACCCAAAGGCTTGCTGCAGGGAGTCTCCTCTGTCCTGCTCTCAGACGTCATCTCTGTGTTTATGAGCAACAAGGTCACCCAGAAGCTCAGCTCCCCTGTCACTTTCATCTTCTCTCACCAT TCAGCGACCCACGAGCCAAAACTAAAGGTGTTCTGTGTCTTCTGGGAGCACAGTCAAGATGAATGTGGTCATTGGTCCACCAGAGGCTGCACAGTGGTGGACAGTGGAGACACCAGTACCACCTGCCAGTGCACTCATCTCAGCAGCTTTGCCGTCCTCATGGCCCACTATGATGTGCAG GAAGAGGATCTTGTGCTGCCTGTGATCACCTATGTGGGGCTGGGCCTCTCTCTGCTGTGCCTCCTCCTAGCAGCCCTCACCTTCCTGCTGTGCAAAGCCATCCAGAACACCAgcacctccctccacctgcagCTCTCGATCTGCCTCTTCTTGGCCCACCTGCTCTTCCTCATGGCCATTGACCGGACCGAGATCAAG GTGCTGTGCTCCATCATCGCTGGTGCCTTACACTATCTCTACCTGGCCTCCTTCACCTGGATGCTGCTGGAGGGTCTACACCTCTTCCTCACTGCACGCAACCTGATGGTGGTCAACTACTCCAGTGTGAGCATGCTTATGAAGAAGCTCATGTACCCTGTGGGATACGGAGTCCCGACTTTAATTGTGGCCATTTCTGCTGCATCCAGGTCTCACCTCTATGGAACACGCACCCG CTGCTGGCTCAACCCAGAAGAGAGATTTATATGGAGCTTCCTTGGGCCAGTCTGCACCATCTTCTCT GTCAATTTAGGTTTCTTTCTGATGACCCTCTGGATTTTGAAAAGCAAACTGTCTTCCCTCAACAGTGATGTATCCACCCTCCAGAACACAAG GATGCTGACATTTAAAGCCATAGCTCAGCTCTTCATACTGGGCTGCACGTGGTGCCTGGGCATCCTGCAAGTGGGTCCAGCTGCCCACGTCATGGCTTACCTGTTCACCATCATCAACAGCCTGCAGGGTGTCTTCATCTTCCTGGTGTACTGCCTCCTCAGTCAGCAG GTGCGGGAGGAATATGGAAAATGGTTCAAAGGAATCAGGAAAACAAGAGCTGAGTCAGAGAAATACACACTTTCCAGCAGGGCCATGTCTGATGTCAACAAACCCATGATG